From one Lycium barbarum isolate Lr01 chromosome 6, ASM1917538v2, whole genome shotgun sequence genomic stretch:
- the LOC132643824 gene encoding uncharacterized protein LOC132643824, with protein sequence MAKAYTQDDFDELMGKVQKVDMRVAEYLESAGRDKWARLYAFVNRGWTMTSNIAECINRHLLAARELPTYDFLEEVRRMFGRWNYNNRKNGTYTFTTLEPSTEFVYTVHDGGRRFILNLNSKTCSCRMFQLDENAWAVIKNKNLVAEDYCSDLFKLETVLKTYDVPVDPIPDEREWNIPKNILEDVVLPPRYKRPPGRPKKRRDKPLSELLFGKSRHACSTCGQLGHNRRSCSFEPLRK encoded by the exons ATGGCAAAGGCATACACGCAGGATGATTTTGATGAGTTGatgggaaaggttcaaaaggtaGATATGCGCGTGGCAGAGTATTTGGAATCGGCTGGTAGAGACAAGTGGGCTAGATTGTATGCATTTGTTAACCGAGGGTGGACAATGACTTCTAACATAGCAGAGTGCATTAACCGACATCTTCTAGCAGCTAGAGAACTGCCTACTTATGACTTTCTCGAAGAAGTTAGAAGGATGTTTGGGAGATGGAATTACAATAATCGGAAAAATGGAACATACACGTTCACTACACTCG AACCGTCAACCGAATTCGTGTACACAGTACATGATGGAGGACGGCGATTCATTCTTAATTTGAATAGCAAAACTTGCAGTTGTCGTATGTTTCAACTAGATGAAAATGCATGGGCtgtcattaaaaataaaaatctggtTGCTGAGGATTATTGCTCAGATTTGTTCAAACTGGAGACCGTGTTGAAGACATATGATGTACCTGTGGATCCTATACCCGACGAGCGTGAATGGAACATTCCCAAAAACATCTTGGAGGATGTGGTTTTGCCACCAAGATACAAGAGACCGCCTGGTAGGCCAAAGAAGAGACGTGATAAGCCTTTAAGTGAATTGTTGTTTGGAAAGAGCAGACATGCTTGCAGTACTTGTGGACAACTTGGGCACAACAGACGTTCATGTAGTTTTGAGCCTCTGAGGAAGTAA